Proteins found in one Balaenoptera musculus isolate JJ_BM4_2016_0621 chromosome 4, mBalMus1.pri.v3, whole genome shotgun sequence genomic segment:
- the TNFSF10 gene encoding tumor necrosis factor ligand superfamily member 10 isoform X2 translates to MALMQAPGGPSPGQTCALILIFTVLLQALCVAVTYVYFTNELKQFAETDCQGLMSGQQRGSMLPP, encoded by the exons ATGGCTCTGATGCAGGCTCCAGggggccccagccctgggcagacCTGCGCCCTGATCCTCATCTTCACTGTGCTCCTGCAGGCCCTCTGTGTGGCCGTGACTTACGTGTACTTCACCAACGAGCTGAAGCA GTTTGCAGAAACTGATTGTCAGGGACTAATGTCTGGGCAGCAGAGAGGGTCAATGCTGCCACCTTGA
- the TNFSF10 gene encoding tumor necrosis factor ligand superfamily member 10 isoform X1, whose product MALMQAPGGPSPGQTCALILIFTVLLQALCVAVTYVYFTNELKQMQDKYSKSGIACFLKDDDSSWDASDDESMINPCWHVKWQLRQFVRKIILRTYEETIPSIPEKQQNIPHLEREKGPQRVAAHITGTNRRSTFSALSSKNEKTLGQKINSWESSRKGHSFLNNLHLRNGELVIHQTGFYYIYSQTYFRFQETEAVLGTVSTEENRKKNKQMVQYIYKCTGYPDPILLMKSARNSCWSKDSEYGLYSIYQGGIFELKENDRIFVSVTNEQLIDMDQEASFFGAFLIG is encoded by the exons ATGGCTCTGATGCAGGCTCCAGggggccccagccctgggcagacCTGCGCCCTGATCCTCATCTTCACTGTGCTCCTGCAGGCCCTCTGTGTGGCCGTGACTTACGTGTACTTCACCAACGAGCTGAAGCAG ATGCAGGACAAGTACTCCAAAAGTGGCATAGCCTGCTTCTTAAAGGACGATGACAGTTCTTGGGATGCCAGTGATGACGAGAGTATGATCAACCCCTGCTGGCATGTAAAGTGGCAACTCCGTCAGTTTGTTAGAAAG ATCATTTTGAGAACCTATGAGGAAACCATTCCTTCAATTCCAG aaaagcaacaaaatattcctcacctagaaagagaaaaaggtcCTCAGAGGGTAGCTGCTCACATAACTGGGACCAATCGGAGAAGCACATTCTCAGCTCTAA GCTCCAAGAATGAAAAAACTTTGGgccagaaaataaattcctgggaGTCGTCAAGAAAAGGACATTCATTCTTGAATAATTTGCACTTGAGGAATGGAGAGCTGGTTATCCACCAAACAGGGTTTTATTACATCTATTCCCAAACATACTTTCGATTTCAGGAAACTGAGGCGGTTTTGGGAACAGTTTCAacagaagagaacagaaagaaaaacaaacaaatggtacAATATATTTACAAATGCACAGGCTATCCTGACCCCATACTGCTGATGAAAAGTGCTAGAAATAGTTGTTGGTCTAAAGATTCAGAATATGGACTCTATTCCATCTATCAAGGTGGAATATTTGAGCTTAAGGAAAATGATCGAATTTTTGTCTCTGTAACTAATGAGCAATTGATTGACATGGACCAAGAAGCCAGTTTTTTCGGGGCCTTTTTAATTGGCTAA